A region from the Vicia villosa cultivar HV-30 ecotype Madison, WI linkage group LG3, Vvil1.0, whole genome shotgun sequence genome encodes:
- the LOC131660985 gene encoding F-box protein At5g50450-like — MRRPLKQPHKNEENLFEELPDDVVVFILTKLSSTASSSSHFLNILSTCKRFKQLGLHPLVLSKAGSKVLFVHPKKWCDSSHRFLKRCVDAGSVEAFYTLGMIRFYCLQNRKSGLSLIAKAAMKMHAPALYSLAVIQFNGSGGSKHDKDLRAGAALSARASSLGHIDALREFGHCLQDGYGVKQNVTEGRRLLVQANIRELLLVLRAVVAESPSRAGFFQEVLRSLKNLAVPLINTSNHDENGYNVTVPEVHPVNWFLRQWFESGRGTLEEGLRLCAHIGCGRVEMRPHEFRRCSVCGTVNYCSRGCQSLDWKLRHKMECSPLEGWLDENNGGGDDGPLVGGGGGDENHGNDVAV; from the exons ATGAGAAGGCCATTGAAACAACCACACAAGAATGAAGAAAACCTCTTCGAAGAATTACCAGATGATGTCGTCGTCTTCATCCTCACGAAGCTCAGTTCAACCGCCTCTTCATCTTCCCATTTCCTCAACATTCTCTCAAC ATGCAAGAGATTCAAACAGTTAGGTCTTCATCCTTTGGTTTTATCGAAAGCTGGGTCTAAAGTTCTTTTCGTTCACCCCAAAAAATGGTGTGATAGCTCTCACCGTTTTCTTAAACGCTGTGTTGACGCCGGTAGCGTGGAGGCTTTTTATACTCTTGGAATG ATCCGATTTTATTGTCTTCAAAATCGAAAGAGTGGACTATCCCTAATTGCGAAGGCAGCAATGAAGATGCACGCGCCGGCGCTTTACTCACTCGCTGTGATTCAGTTCAACGGAAGCGGTGGTTCAAAGCACGACAAAGATCTACGCGCTGGAGCGGCTCTTTCTGCACGCGCGTCGTCACTCGGCCATATCGACGCGCTTCGTGAGTTTGGCCATTGTCTTCAAGACGGTTACGGAGTAAAACAGAACGTTACAGAAGGACGACGGTTGTTGGTGCAGGCTAATATTAGAGAACTGTTGCTAGTCTTACGCGCTGTTGTGGCGGAGTCGCCTTCACGCGCTGGTTTCTTTCAGGAAGTGTTACGGAGTTTGAAAAACCTGGCTGTGCCTTTGATAAATACTAGTAATCACGATGAAAACGGTTACAACGTGACGGTGCCGGAGGTGCATCCGGTGAACTGGTTTTTGAGGCAGTGGTTTGAGTCTGGGAGAGGGACTTTGGAGGAAGGGTTGAGATTGTGTGCGCATATTGGATGTGGCCGTGTGGAGATGCGGCCGCATGAGTTTCGGCGGTGTTCCGTTTGTGGTACGGTGAATTACTGCTCTCGTGGTTGTCAGTCACTCGACTGGAAACTGCGGCATAAAATGGAGTGTTCGCCGTTGGAAGGGTGGTTGGACGAGAATAACGGCGGTGGTGATGATGGTCCTTTAGTCGGTGGCGGCGGCGGCGACGAGAATCATGGGAATGACGTGGCGGTCTAG